From the Aspergillus puulaauensis MK2 DNA, chromosome 1, nearly complete sequence genome, the window GCCTGGGTATATTTCGGTCACTATTTCGAGATCCTGAAGCTAAAACATATTAAAAAAGAGAGGGAGTACCATAGAAGTATTTCGAACCGGCTGTTATAACAATGATATCACACTGCCTGGCCTCCTGGTGTGTTGCGGCGCGCACGCGAGTCCTACTGCCGATCGCGTACGCCACGTCAGAGAGATCTCGCACCTGGCCATCGCGCCATTCTGAGCGGTTAtcaacgaggaagaggtcgcTGGCGACGGAGCCAAGGATGAGGGagtatgcagcagcagacccGACCtggccgacgccgatgatTGCGATTGACCGTGCTGGTCTCTCCGGATCAATACTGTCACCGTCCATTTTGGCTGGTGTCAATGGCTGGTTGATTCATCTAAGTTGGAAAATGTAGAAAAGTCAAGAATAGTGTGTTTCTAGCTCCAGAAGCTTGACTATCTGCGTGGGTAATATCGGGGATCGTGTGGCGAAATGTGGCGGCGCATGGGAGGGTGGCCTGACAGCCCTAACTTGATGTGAACCAAGATACCAGGGGTCTCGATTTATCGGAAATGTCTCCTGACCAACGGTCAAGAGCCTTGGTAGTGGCATCGCAGTGCTGTCATTTTGGATGACAAAGGCACTATCATGTAGTTGTAACAGGACTGGACAGATATATGATTTTAACATTCTAGGAGTCCTAAGCGGCATTTACAATTATGCTTCGGAACCATCACTAGCCAGAaccttaatataattaatataaaaagtatgCCGATATATCAGCTTTTTGAATTTAGATCGGCCCCTGTCTCCCGAGTAACAAACCGAGCCCTACTCCCCCTTGGATTAGCACTCAACGCAGTAGGATCCTTGATCCCTTTGACAGCATCCACTTCATCCTCAGCTGCGTCCGACGCAGGATGAATCTCGAAATTGGCAATGGTATGGTACAGCACTGTATAGACCAGCCGCGTGGCTAAATGCGAGGCTACACACATCCGGGACCCGTATCCGAACGCGAATTGGTGCGCGTGTTTTTCGGAGTTGTCTAGCCATCGCTCGGGGTTGAATTCCCAGGGGTTTGAGAAGAGAGTTGGGTCTTGTTGAGTTAgtgttggacttggaggaagaggaggagggtatGTGGAATGTATTGAATAGTGAAGACATACCGTGGTTACAAGCCCACGCATTCAAGAAAACCATGGTTCCAGAGGGTATTACGGCGTCTTTATACTGAACAGGAGCGGTGGTTTCTCGCGGCATGGATAACGGTAAGGGCGTATAGAAACGGAGCACTTCCTTGACCAGGGCCAGGATATAGTCGACGTCTTTCGTTTCCGCCGGGTCATAGTTGGATCCTGTAGCTTTCTGTAACTCATTGAATGCAAGAGCCTGGATATCTTGCCGGTGGGCGAGTAATAGGAAAGCCCAGCCGATTGTTGGCTGCGTGCTATCTGCGCCCTGTTGGTTTTGTCTTAGATAGGCCATCCACCAGTGTGACTGAAAGGGAGGTACACATACTGCCATCATACTGAAGCTGATACTGAGAAGCTCATTATTGGATAGACCGACGGCCTCAGGGTCCCGCAAGACATTACCCTGGATACAGGGCACTTCGGCATCGCGATTAACCGCATCTTGCAACCGGCGGAGGAGTTCATTGTTATACGCGACCCGACGGTTCCCAACCGCAGCAGAGTGGGCAGCGGACTTTCTCCAGAAGATGGGCTcaaggaagcgaagaaggGGGATGTAATTTGCTAGGTTCCTGGATGTTGAGCGGAGCTTTGATATCTCGTtttcgacttcgacgacTTCGGCGTAGAAGGCGTCGTCTTTGAGATCGGTTGTTTTTGCGATTCTTTGAATAGTTAGCTCTTGGCTGGTACTTATAGATATGGACATACCGTATCCCATAGTTCAGGGTCATCACCGTGTTCAACGAGAGACGATGAACTGCAGCCGTGAAATCGGCATCGACAGCACCGCCTGACGATTCCAAAGCCAGAGCCTTGATAAAGTCATCGGTTTCTCTCAATATAATCTTGAAGATGTCAGCATAAACCAGATCAAACAGCTAGCAAACTAACAGGCTCATACGACTGAACCTTCGGCCGGTTCAGCGCCCCTGCAGCAACCTTCCTCCGCGATTTGCAACTCTCGTTCCAAGGAGACGTGCCAATACTCGCGACGTTCTTGCTGACAACCTTGTGCAAGACGTGAAAGACAGGTCTGGAAATGAATGCAGAGCTCTGGTTGAGAAGCAGGGCCTTTGCCTCCTCTGTTTCGTTGACGATGACAACGGGGGAGTTGCCTAGTTGGACTTGGTAGACTGGACCGTATTCCAGAGACCATTGTCTGTATTTCTCAGCGGAGAATGTCCTGTTGATCTGTACATTGTGAGAAGGGTACGTGGTTAACTGAGTAGGGCTCATACATCAAGTAGATTTCCAATAAGCGGAAGACCTTTAGGGCCCTTTAGGCCATTGATTCGGcttttccatctcaacaaGTCGTTGAATAGAATGTATACTGTAAGTGCAAGAATCGGCGCTACAATCCCTTTGAGGAGTAGTGATAGAAAGGCCATTGTTGTGTTATAGCTGTAATCTCGTGGAGGGACGGCGACTAGAGTGTATGCTTGGACGGGCGGGGTATTGTTTTATAGCAGTGcagtaattaataaagttgcagtaataataaagcGATTGATATTGGCTGGATAATGCACGTCTTTGGGGTAGGGGTGCACGCAATCCGGAGGTGATATGGCTCGTCATTATCACTGAGCAAGTCCCTAGTTCTCTACGATGTCATCAGTATTTACCCCAATGGTGAGATGTACTTGGCTTCAACGTGCCAAAATTCTCGGATATATGACTGGCTGCTTGTTATCTTCAGGAATTTGGGACTGCAGCAAGGGGTTTAAAGGTATTTATGTCGCCGATGGAAAAGCCACCACACTTTCAACACAACAGGGATTTATATTCATCATGAGTACAAAGATACCAGACGTAGAGACCCGCGATATATTGCAAGAACCCATTGACCCTGCGGCTGAAAAGTCTCTCGTAAGACGCTTGGATTTGGTTCTGCTTCCCACACTTGGTACCACATCTGCCCCCCTGCTGTATCTACACCACTAACATAAACCATCCAGCTCTCCTCTACCTAACCCACACGCTCGACCGCGCAAATCTCGGAAATGCAAAGACAGCAACAATCGAGGAAGACCTGCACCTGGTCGGAAACCAGTACTCGCTGGTCCTGATCTTCTTCTACGTGCCATACTCGATCTTCAACATTCCAGCTACCGTCCTGGCGAACCGGTTCAACCCCTCGCTCGTTCTCCCTGTTCTTGCTATTGGCTGGGGAGGACTTGCGATGATTACAGTTGCTACGAAGAACTTTGGAGGTCTGCTGGTTTGCCGCCTTGTTCTGGGTATGATGGAGGCGGGTTTCATGCCGTGTGCAACATTCTATTGCTCCCTGTTTTATACGCGCAAGGAGCTGGCGTTTCGGTTGTCAATCTTTTATATCATGGGCTTT encodes:
- a CDS encoding uncharacterized protein (COG:Q;~EggNog:ENOG410PVRI;~InterPro:IPR001128,IPR017972,IPR002401,IPR036396;~PFAM:PF00067;~TransMembrane:1 (o6-24i);~go_function: GO:0005506 - iron ion binding [Evidence IEA];~go_function: GO:0016705 - oxidoreductase activity, acting on paired donors, with incorporation or reduction of molecular oxygen [Evidence IEA];~go_function: GO:0020037 - heme binding [Evidence IEA];~go_process: GO:0055114 - oxidation-reduction process [Evidence IEA]) yields the protein MAFLSLLLKGIVAPILALTVYILFNDLLRWKSRINGLKGPKGLPLIGNLLDINRTFSAEKYRQWSLEYGPVYQVQLGNSPVVIVNETEEAKALLLNQSSAFISRPVFHVLHKVVSKNVASIGTSPWNESCKSRRKVAAGALNRPKVQSYEPIILRETDDFIKALALESSGGAVDADFTAAVHRLSLNTVMTLNYGIRIAKTTDLKDDAFYAEVVEVENEISKLRSTSRNLANYIPLLRFLEPIFWRKSAAHSAAVGNRRVAYNNELLRRLQDAVNRDAEVPCIQGNVLRDPEAVGLSNNELLSISFSMMAGADSTQPTIGWAFLLLAHRQDIQALAFNELQKATGSNYDPAETKDVDYILALVKEVLRFYTPLPLSMPRETTAPVQYKDAVIPSGTMVFLNAWACNHDPTLFSNPWEFNPERWLDNSEKHAHQFAFGYGSRMCVASHLATRLVYTVLYHTIANFEIHPASDAAEDEVDAVKGIKDPTALSANPRGSRARFVTRETGADLNSKS